A section of the Desulfobulbaceae bacterium genome encodes:
- a CDS encoding MGMT family protein, giving the protein MISPFQCRVYQLVAQIPRGRVMTYRGIASAIRCASCQAVGQALRKNPFAPHVPCHRVIKSDLTSGGFLGKRESAAIQRKLELLEAEGVDFKDGVLSNPDWVVTLG; this is encoded by the coding sequence TTGATTTCACCTTTTCAGTGTCGTGTCTATCAGCTTGTAGCGCAGATTCCGAGAGGGAGGGTTATGACCTATCGAGGAATTGCCTCAGCGATACGATGCGCCAGTTGTCAAGCAGTCGGGCAGGCGTTGCGAAAGAATCCATTCGCCCCCCATGTCCCTTGTCATCGGGTTATAAAAAGTGATCTGACCTCTGGAGGTTTTTTGGGGAAGCGGGAGTCCGCCGCTATACAGCGCAAGCTTGAGCTTCTTGAGGCAGAGGGTGTTGATTTCAAGGATGGAGTATTATCTAATCCAGATTGGGTTGTTACATTGGGATGA
- a CDS encoding AMP nucleosidase — protein MSSSLLRPDSYARNTLERYTGSTVDEFGSYILLCNFPRYVQDFSDKTGNPIKSGYWDVVHDQQTGVSIINYGVGSPSSGIIMHCLSFLDNLECVIMLGMCGGIADDLDVGDIIIPTASIRDEGTSQHYLPKDVPAQPGFWINRICEEVITERTSKKPRNGIMLTTDYRMWEFDQEFIDYILKHRILAIDMEIATLFSVGYALNVPTGAIMLVSDLPLRKGGIKSKDSASDFFCKFTDNHLQMGIDIMATIRRDIDKNGKDGQCKVGM, from the coding sequence ATGAGTTCTTCTCTTTTACGTCCAGACAGCTACGCCAGGAATACTCTTGAACGATATACAGGATCCACGGTTGATGAGTTTGGTTCATATATATTATTATGCAACTTTCCTCGATATGTGCAGGATTTTTCAGATAAAACTGGGAATCCCATTAAGTCGGGCTACTGGGACGTTGTTCATGATCAGCAGACCGGAGTTTCTATAATCAATTACGGTGTTGGTTCCCCATCTTCAGGGATTATTATGCACTGTTTGTCATTTTTAGATAATTTAGAGTGCGTCATTATGCTAGGTATGTGTGGAGGCATCGCTGATGACCTGGATGTGGGTGATATAATTATTCCTACGGCCAGTATCCGTGATGAAGGGACCAGTCAACATTATCTTCCTAAGGATGTGCCGGCACAGCCTGGCTTTTGGATTAATCGCATTTGTGAGGAGGTAATTACTGAGAGGACATCAAAAAAACCTCGTAACGGAATTATGTTGACCACCGATTACCGGATGTGGGAGTTCGATCAAGAATTTATTGATTATATCTTAAAGCATCGAATACTTGCCATTGATATGGAAATAGCAACCCTGTTTTCTGTCGGCTACGCCTTAAACGTGCCAACTGGTGCGATCATGTTGGTCTCTGATCTGCCATTGCGCAAAGGGGGTATCAAGAGTAAGGACAGTGCTTCTGATTTTTTTTGTAAATTTACCGACAATCATCTGCAGATGGGTATCGATATTATGGCGACGATTCGTCGGGACATTGATAAAAATGGCAAGGATGGTCAGTGCAAGGTTGGTATGTGA